Proteins from a single region of Deltaproteobacteria bacterium:
- a CDS encoding ABC transporter substrate-binding protein, protein MGGTMTRFSGLLSFWLSLTFCSIAPAQPLTKLTIGNNTLSAAGLPAWTAKETGIFRRNGLDVQIVYFRGGTITTMALVARETPISQVSGPPVVSAVLKGADAVMVAGGNVMAEYWLMTKPEIKRAEQLKGGTIAIATFGGLSDSLGRIALQRLGLNPVKDVTLVQIGTIPERLSALDTGKVQGAMLSAPDNFRAQKRGIHPMQIVRLPYQSIGVGTTRAFIRENPDVVRRYVKSQVEAVHTLKTDRAAGLKVLAQYLKVQERDILEKAYDEGVLEEILPAKQYPTLEGIKKILEPMAETDPKAKAAKPEEFVDNRFIKELDDSGFIDGLYRGRQK, encoded by the coding sequence ATGGGAGGAACGATGACAAGATTCAGCGGGTTGCTTAGCTTTTGGTTGTCTTTGACGTTTTGTTCAATCGCTCCGGCCCAGCCGTTGACCAAGCTCACGATTGGCAACAACACTCTCAGCGCTGCCGGTCTGCCGGCATGGACGGCGAAAGAGACGGGAATCTTTCGGCGCAATGGGCTCGATGTGCAGATCGTCTATTTTCGCGGCGGCACGATTACGACGATGGCGCTGGTTGCCCGCGAAACACCGATCAGCCAGGTTTCCGGTCCGCCGGTCGTCAGTGCGGTTCTCAAGGGCGCCGATGCAGTCATGGTGGCCGGCGGAAACGTGATGGCGGAGTATTGGCTCATGACCAAGCCGGAGATCAAAAGGGCGGAGCAGCTCAAAGGCGGAACCATTGCGATCGCAACGTTCGGCGGGCTATCCGATTCTCTAGGGCGTATTGCTCTGCAAAGGCTCGGCCTCAACCCGGTGAAAGATGTCACGCTAGTGCAGATCGGCACGATCCCCGAACGCCTAAGCGCATTGGACACGGGAAAAGTTCAGGGAGCGATGCTCAGCGCGCCGGATAATTTTCGAGCGCAGAAGCGCGGCATCCATCCAATGCAAATTGTCCGTCTGCCCTATCAAAGCATCGGTGTCGGCACCACCCGCGCGTTCATTCGCGAAAATCCGGACGTCGTGCGCCGCTATGTGAAATCGCAGGTGGAGGCGGTGCACACGCTCAAGACCGATCGAGCGGCGGGGCTCAAGGTGTTAGCGCAGTATCTCAAGGTTCAGGAGCGAGATATTCTAGAGAAGGCGTACGACGAAGGCGTGCTCGAAGAGATCCTGCCGGCGAAACAGTACCCGACTTTGGAAGGCATCAAAAAAATTCTCGAGCCGATGGCCGAGACCGATCCGAAAGCGAAAGCAGCTAAGCCCGAAGAATTCGTCGACAACCGTT